GTGGTTGTCCGTTCCTCCTGATACTATCCTATATCCTTTATCTTTAAGTGAAGTAGCAAGATGGGAGGCATTTTCTATAACCTGTTTTTGATATTCCTTAAATTCTGGGCTCATAGCTTCTTTAAAGGCTACCGCTTTTGCTGCAATAACATGCATAAGAGGACCACCCTGAATTCCGGGAAATACAGTAGAATCTATTTGCTTCGCAAACTTTTCTTTACACATTACTATCCCGCCGCGGGGACCTCTTAGTGTTTTATGAGTTGTTGCCGTTGTAAAATCGGTAAAAGGATGAGGTGAAGGATGAAGTCCCGTCGCAACAAATCCTGCAATATGCGCAATATCAGCCAAAAGATATGCGCCGACTTTTGAAGCGATTTCGGAGAAGCTCTTGAAATCCACTTCTCTGGAATAAGCAGAATAACCGCATATAATTAATTTAGGTTTATGTTTTCTCGCCAAATCCTCGACCACATTAAAATCAATGATTTCGGTTTTTGGATCTACTCCATAAGAATATGCTTTATAGAATTTACCTGAAAAACTTACGTTACTACCATGAGTGAGGTGTCCGCCGGAACGTAAATCCATTCCTAAAATTGCATCACCGACATTTAAAGATGAAAAATAAACAGACATGTTTGCCCCGGAACCGGAATGCGGTTGGACATTGGCATGTTCACAATTGAAAAGTTTTTTTGTTCTTTCTATCGCTAATTTTTCTACCTGGTCAATAAATTGGCAACCGCCATAATACCGGGCAAAAGAATAACCCTCGGCGTATTTATTCGTCAGAACAGAACCCTGCGCAGAAAGGACAGACAAAGGAGCAAAATTTTCCGAGGCTATCAAGTTTATGGTTTCTTGTTCTCGC
This genomic stretch from bacterium harbors:
- a CDS encoding serine hydroxymethyltransferase, with the translated sequence MNYEDIKNVDAEVWEWIKKEQAREQETINLIASENFAPLSVLSAQGSVLTNKYAEGYSFARYYGGCQFIDQVEKLAIERTKKLFNCEHANVQPHSGSGANMSVYFSSLNVGDAILGMDLRSGGHLTHGSNVSFSGKFYKAYSYGVDPKTEIIDFNVVEDLARKHKPKLIICGYSAYSREVDFKSFSEIASKVGAYLLADIAHIAGFVATGLHPSPHPFTDFTTATTHKTLRGPRGGIVMCKEKFAKQIDSTVFPGIQGGPLMHVIAAKAVAFKEAMSPEFKEYQKQVIENASHLATSLKDKGYRIVSGGTDNHLMLVDLRNKGITGKVAEEALDRAGITVNKNGIPFDTQSPFITSGIRIGTPA